The following coding sequences are from one Capsicum annuum cultivar UCD-10X-F1 chromosome 3, UCD10Xv1.1, whole genome shotgun sequence window:
- the LOC107853067 gene encoding uncharacterized protein LOC107853067, whose amino-acid sequence MAMLKQLTMNVPLVEALEQMPENAKFMKDLLTKKRAVSYEPMDNLHHCSVVSTRSLVQKKADPGAFIIPCTIGPLDIAKALCDLEVTINLMPLAMYKKLGLGDPTPTNIRLVMADRSIKRPIGIQHGVLVKASDFILPNNFIVLDCDADFKVSSILGRSFLTNGRVIVDMELNELIFRLNDKEARFAIHSPMTQQKEISVFSIMDVFYEDGKKVSAGIIMAPKGKSTKPTKKVKKESIPQRLFDEGSDYEEEDPLLRKQRKK is encoded by the exons atggcaatgctcaagcaattgacaatgaATGTGCCATTGGTTGAGGCACTGGAACAAATGCCAGAaaatgctaagtttatgaaggatctgttgacaaagaaaagggcagtaAGCTATGAGCCGATGGACAATCTCCACCATTGCAGTGTTGTTTCTACACGatccttagtgcagaagaagGCCGACCCTGGAGCATTCATTATTCCATGTACAATCGGGCCTCTCGATATTGCTAAGGCCCTATGTGATCTGGAGGTGACCATAAatctgatgccactagccatGTATAAAAagctgggtttgggagatccaACCCCGACAAACATACGGTTGGTTATGGCAGATAGGTCTATAAAGCGGCCAATAGGAATACAACATGGTGTATTGGTAAAGGCTTCCGACTTTATACTTCCTAATAATTTCATAGTCCTTGATTGTGATGCAGACTTTAAAGTATCCAGTATTTTGGGTAGATCATTCCTCACGAATGGGAGAGTGATAgtagacatggagctgaatgagctgatATTCAggctcaatgacaaagaagcaagatTCGCAATACACTCACCTATGACACAACAAAAGGAGATCAGTGTTTTCTCAATCATGGATGTATTTTATGAAGATGGTAAAAAGGTATCAGCAG GTattataatggcacccaaaggaaagagCACCAAACctacaaagaaagtgaaaaaagagAGTATACCTCAAAGACTCTTCGATGAGGGATCCGATTATGAGGAGGAGGATCCACTGCTTAGGAagcaaaggaaaaaataa